The sequence GCCCAACGCCGCCGCCGTGTGTTCGTTGTCTCAAGTGCTCGAAACGACTTTGATCCCGCAGAAGTACTTCTTGAGTTCGACGGCGTGCGCCGGGATTCTCCGCCGAGCCGAAAATCGCCAGAGGAAACTACCGGAACTGTTACTTCACGCGCTTCAGCAGGTGGCGGGCTTGGAGACTTCGAACTTAACGGCGGTTTGACAGTTGCTGGCCCTCTTACTGCATGTGGGACTGGAGTCGGTGGCCCTGATTTCTCCCATGCCGCAGCCGGTCATTTAATTTCTGCGTTTGGTGGTGGCAATTGCTCCGGGGCGCTGGATGTAGCAGCGTGCCTGACAGCCAAAGGCCAGCGCAATGATTTTGACGTTGAGACGTTTGCAGTGCAGAGCGCTACTGGCGAGGTAAGCCACACCCTTACAGCAGAAGGGTATGATGCGTCAGAAGATGGTACTGGGCGTGGTACGCCTGTCGTGGCTTTCTCTTCTAATGGACATGGCTCATTTGCTGAAGGGATTTCAGCATTAAGGGCTAAATCTGGCGCTGACCATGAAAGTAGTGCAGTGCGCGTTATTCATGGCACACAGGATCCAAACCTACTAAATAATTTGGCTCCTACCATCGGATGCAATCAAGGGCAGGAGAATGTCATATTGGCGTTCTCTTCCAAAGACTACGGGCAGGATGTGGTAGAGGGCATATCTCCAACTTTACGAGCAGGCGGGCATGCTGAAAGCCATGCTAATGCTGGCGCACCACCAGCAGTGGCCTACGGCTTCCAGACTCGCATAGCGCGTAATGGCCGCGGTGACATGGCTGACGTTTGCCATGCGCTGAGCGCTGAATCGGGGGAAACGGGGAAAGGTGACGCTGCGCCGTGTGTTGCCCGATGTGTTGAGCATGCCGCTTTTGCCGAGAACACCCGTGGCGAGCTCCGGTTGTTTAACGGTGATGGCCAGATCACCGGCGCGCTGTCAGCGGGTGGAGGTAAACCCGGTCAGGGCTATCCATCCGTAGTCAGCCAGTGCGAAGTGCGTCGCCTGACGCCTAAAGAGTGTGAGCGTCTTCAGGGCTTTCCGGATGGCTGGACCCTGATCCCCGAAAAGAAGCGCAACACCCTTGCCGCTGATGAGATTGCATACCTTCGCCTGACACACCCCGACATGCCAGAAGAAGAGGCACACCGGCTGGCGGCTGATGGTCCTCGCTACAAAGCGATCGGGAACTCCATGCCCGTGCCGGTTATGCGCTGGATTGGCAACCGCATAGCTAATCAGATCATGGTGGTGACTGGCGAAACTGAGCCTCAGCCAGCAGCCCTCCCCGCTCCACCAGCGGCAAAGAAAAAGCGTGCGCCGGCGCGCAGGATTGCGGACGACAAATACCCCCGCTCATTCCTGAAATGGGCGGGTGGCAAACACTCTGTACTGGATGAAATCAGGGCGATGCTTCCTACCGGTGATCGTCTCATTGAGCCTTTCGTCGGCAGCGGTACGGTCTTTATCAACGCAGGCTTTAAGCGCAACCTGCTGGGCGACGTTAACCCGGACCTTATTAATCTCTTCAATCAGCTGCAGGGTAATCCTGATGCCGTAATTAAGACGGCCTACCAGCTGGAGCGAGGCTGTCTGTCTAATGAGGCGTATCTCGATATTCGGGACGAGTTTAACGGGCGTGGGGCGCACGCTGTGCGTCATGCGGCGTTATTTTTGGCGCTGATGCGCACCAGCTTTAATGGGCTGTGCCGGTACAATCAAAAAGGCCTGTTTAACGTGGGCTGGAATAAAAAGGGTGAGGCGAACTACTTCCCTGTAGACCAGCTGGCGCACTTCACCGCCATGCAGAAAGAAATGACGTTTATGTGTGCCGGGTTTGAGGATGTGATCGCGCAGGCGGGTGAAGGTGACGTAGTGTTTTGTGATCCACCGTATGAGCCTCTGCCGGACGAAGCCGGATTTACGGCCTACAGCGGCACCTCATTCACGTTCGCGGATCAGGTGCGGCTGGTGGAGTGCCTGGTGGCAGCGCGGGAGCGTGGGGCTAAGGTGGTTATCACAAACAGCAGCGCACCTGCCATTCTGCATCTGTACATCAGCAACGGCTTCAGAATCGCCCCGCTGGCCACACGCCGATCTGTGTCCTGCAAAAGTGAGACGCGCAAAACGGTCAACGACATAATTGCCGCTCTCTGAAACGAACCCAACCCGCTTTATGCGGGTTTTTTGTCTTTGCTAGACTATCAGCAGAGCGCGTATTTTTGATGCCAATTTTTAATGGAGTATTATTGATGACCAATGGAACGGTCTGCCACTGTTTACAGCCAGTAATCAGCGAGTATTATTGATGATGTAATGTACAGGGAGATAAAAATGGACGCAGCCTTGCTTGGAATGATGCGCTCAGGTGGAAGGAATAAAGCCTGGGCTGAAACAATGGTCAACCTTGAAGCCAGAAAGCTGATTGATACAGCTAACAGGCTGTCAGCCTTACATCTTAACGATGGGCTTACCCGGATGCAGTTTGTCCAGGAAATAAAATCGGTTGTTGATAAGCAGTTTGCCGCCGCCCGACAAGCAAAATCTGATGAAGAATGTCTGGAGTGCGTTAAACAGCTTAGATCTGAAACAGAAAACCTTGAAGAGCAAGGAAGATTACTGCTCACAAAGGCAGCACAACTCTATGCCAAAGTGGAGTTTGTACGCGAGAACAACAAAATTGTGGGTTACATGATTTCCGCTGTTCATGTCGCGCTTTCAGGTTTTGCTGTTGTTGGCGGTGCTTTGATGATCGCGTCAATGACACCTCTTGGCGTGCTGGCTGGTGCCGTTCTCGTTGTTGACGGGCTTAATGGCCTGTCCAAAGAACTTATTAACAACCTGTCTGATGTACAAACAGAAGGCATGTTTGCCGATGGGGCAATGCAGGCTGCAAAATTCATGGGATTTAAACCAGAGTCAGGACTGGCTTTGTACAACACGGTAACGCTCACAGCCAGTGTTTATAGCGTTTGGGGGCTGGCGAGAAAGCCTGGCGCATGGCGGCTTTTCAGATGGCTGCCCCGTGATTACTTCCGTAAGATTGACACCATGAGCCGTCCAAAGCTGACCATGAAAATAATCGGCTGGGGTGTATCGGCTAAGGTGACATTCGATTTACTCAGCATAAGTAACCAATCAAGCTAAGCCTTTTTTCGACCGCCAGTAGCGCCATGATTTCCAGGCCAGCACTGGCGGTTGAATAAACGTCACAATGACGACACCGATCAGCAGAGATAAGCCTCCACCTAAAATGTATGGCTTAGTCGAGAAACAGAGAAGGAATACAAATACTAGCGTGCAGGCTGAAACGATCCATAACAGGACTCTAAATCTGTTTTTTAAATCCACTACTGCTTCGTCCAGCGTTCCACCATAGCTTTCAATATTATTTTTGATTTTTTTCAAATCAGCATCAGTAAAACCGGACTTCAATAACTCTGATTCATTAACTGTCATAGTGCTTTACCTTTCATCCTTAAAACGTTAAGTCATTCTAACGCAATTATATACGTGCATGACTCTCATACATCAACTTCCTTTGGCACTATAACGGACTTCCGTACCATGTGGATGTGCTAAGAAGAAACCGCCAAATCTTAGGTTAGCTTCATCCCAGCATCCCTGAAGGCTGGTAGTGATTCTGCCGGAATGCCGCGAGGCGTATTGAGCAGCATTATTGCCTGATCCATCGTGATGCGATTACATACATATTCACGGAAGATATAGCCGATAAGCCCTGCCGCCTTTGCTTCTCTGGCCCTGGCGTTGTAAGCACTCTGGTACTCATTGGTGAGGCGGCTGGTCTCTTTAAAATAGTAGTCTCTCGCTCTCGCGTAACTGTCTGTGCAGGCCACCAGCACATTCTTAGTAACCACTTCAAAGCGCCCTTGGCAATTTTCGCCACAGTCCAGCAACTGCACACCGGTTCTTTCAGAGTATGCCAGCACGGTTTTTTGGATAGGCAGGCCAACAGTGGGGATCATTCGTCCATAAACATCATTCATTTTACGTTCCTTTTCGTCTGTAAGCGTCGGCACCACCTGCCGCGAAGCCAGACTATACGGGAAAAGTGGCAAAAAATTAAATCGATATTTATAAAAACTTTATACTTTAAATTCTTAATTCTGGCTTAGCCGCTCCCCCACCTAAATTACAAACCCTCTATTCTCCCCGCTCAATTAACCAGGACGGATGAATTATGAGCAATCGTAAGACCACACACTTTGAGCTTTTCCATAACCTGAACATGGCAATGCGACAAGATCCGCAGTTTTCCTATGAGTACGATTATTCGCGTGAAACGCGCACGCTGATGGAAACGCCGTATTGGCGTCTCACCCCGTCACAGCGCACCACGCGCAACACCATGATTGAGCAGACGATGGCAAATGCCACGGCGGAAGATACCCGCGTGCGCATGATGGCCATGCGTCCGGAACACCGCTATTTGCTGATCCCGACCTATGTCTGCCTGGCGACAACTGAATACTACCTGGAGGTTAAATACTCACTGACAGATGAGCCTGAGACCGTCGATCTGATGCCGGTCATGTGGTCCGCGATCTATGCGCTTAACCTGGGGCGCGATATGTCTACCGACGTCTGGAGCGAAATGTCTCCGGCAGACCAGCTGACGCAGACCAAATGGGTTGAGAAGGTACTGAGCACCGTCAAGCTGTCGCGCTATATCACCGATGCAAGCCGTGCCGTCTGGCTGGGCCTGTTCGTGACCTTCAGTGATATCCCGGATGATTTTTACGATCTGATGGAGTCGCAATGACCAGTAACGCGCGCTCCGGCGCCGGGGCGGTCTAATGCCTGCTGCCGGTACACTGGATTCCGTTTGCTCCGGACACGGTTTGTTCCCTTCGCGCCAGACTGCCGAGGCTGACGCGGGGCTGTCCATCAACGGCAAGGCCGTGCTAGTGGATGGCAAGTTGTTTAAGGACCACACGGACGGCAAAAGCACCCACAACGGAAAGGCGGTCTCTGGCCGTCCATGGTTCACCATCAATGGCAAAGGCATTGTGTGCGTTGACGATCAGGTTTCTTGCGGATCGACAGTCGCAACAGGCGATGCCGGATTCCAGGTGAACTGATTGACCTCTCTCATGCACGCAGCCGTCATGGCTGCGCTTACACAGGAATAACCATGTTCAGTGAAATCACCTTCACCGGCTGGCTTAAACGCGCTATCGCCGTGGCGTTCTGCGCGGCACTGCTACTGCTGGGCCATAAGGGCTATGTGACCGTTACAGACCACTTTGCACACGTTGCAGCGCTGGAATCAGCCAACGACACGCTCACCACCAATAACAAAACACTCACCGGCAATAACAGCACCCTTAAAGCCTCGCTTTCTGAGCAGCAGGCGCAGGTAGATACGCTGAAGCAGACCCTGGCCAAGCGGGAAAAGGACCGACAGGAATACGTGCAGAAGCAGGCGGAGCTGGAGCAGGAATTAGAGAAACTTAAAGAGGATAGTCAGAATGAAATTGATGAAATCAACCGTGCGATACTGCTTGCTGGTGTTAATCATACTGCTTTGCCTGCCAGCGTTATTCGCATGCTCCGGGACAAAGCCAAAGCCATTAACACCCGAAGTCGTGATGGTCACAAAGCTGGTGGAGCTGCCGCCTCAAAAAGCGCAAGCCTACCTGCCGTGCCAGGTGGATGAAAACATACCCGGATTCACTGACCAGCTACCCGCTTATGTGGCGGGTATTTTGACAATAATAGATGAGTGCAACCGGCGAAATGAACTGATATCAGAGCAAAACGCCCGCCTGTAGCTCACATCTAAAGGAGAAGCCGCTCACAGAAGTAAACGTTAGAGCAACTATCTGTGAACGGCTTGAAATGTTAGCTTTACTGATGCTTTAGTTTGTCAGGTTTTGTGAGTAAAGTGATTGTAACTTTATTTCTGACAAGGATGATGGCATGGAACTTACCCCCAACTTATTGAATGACGTTCAACTTAGCGACGCACAGTCCCCTATAGGCTCCGATAGCGATATTAGGGGGTTTTATAACCATCTTGTATACATACTGAGATTACATCCTGACGTTCATCAAATTCTCAATAAAGTTGAATCAGGTGAACCTACTAATGACCTAATGCCAGGCGAAATTTATCAAGCCACTTCAACTCTTTTCCATGAAAACTTGCATTGGTGGCAATTTGTTGGCTCAACCTCTGGGTTGATTATGAGCTTAAGTTTACCTGCTCAAATAACAAGTAATTTAAAGTTTTTCAAAGATTATCTTGCACTAAGCGGGAAAAAAAAACCGATCACTACCTATAGTGACAACTGTCATCGACCTGACGACACTGATGATCCAGAGTTTAGAGCAATAAATCAAATATTAAACACCTTCCATGATATTCATTTTTATAAAGTAAGAACAAAAAGACCAAAAAAAATAACGGAGTGTTATAAAAGCAAATATTTTGAATCAGTAGGTCATTCTTTCAATATTACATATGCTTCGTCGTTAGGCTTGATTGCTACAACTTTTGATCCGGATTACTCATTCCTTCCGAATCCCGCAGCTTGGCAAGATGAATTTAGACGGCTTGCAGATGAGAAAGTTAGCGGTTTTTATTATGGGGAAAAAAGTATAGGCATCCCACCTATTGGGACAGCTGATTTATATGAAGGTCAGGCGCGATTCAATCAGATGCTATATTTGCATACTGTATCTAATAAAACATTAGATTGGTTTCAATTTAGACAGGTAGGCATGCTGCATGGTCTATATGAGTCGGCATTTACGCTTTTCTTGAAGATCCTTGAAGAGGAATGCCCTAAAAGTGTAGATAGTCCTCTCGTAGCACTGTATTTATTACTGATAGATATAGCAATTAATCCAGCTGAGGGTTTCCCATTTGATATTGTTGAGTATGAAGAATTTGTCAATGCTACAGACCCAGGTATTCGTTTTGTTTACCTTTGTAACGCAGTAAAGCATGAGTACCCTGAATTCAAAGGGTTAATCACTGAATATTCATCTGAGGAATATTGGGTGATATCCACTGTTTTGTGCGAGGCTATTGGCGTTATCCCTCCAATAATCTATTTGGAAAAATTCTCCAGCTGGTGCGATAATGAGGAAAGCATTATCAAATTGATGGAGGATAATGAAAAGTTTAATTTTGAGCCGGGGAATTTGCTAGTACG comes from Pantoea eucalypti and encodes:
- a CDS encoding Dam family site-specific DNA-(adenine-N6)-methyltransferase — its product is MITYGSVCSGIEAASVAWEGLGWKAAWFAEIEKFPAAVLAHHYPAVPNLGDMTKIAAGVRAGSIPAPAVMVGGTPCQAFSIAGLRKSLDDPRGQLTLAYVDLANAIDEKRASNGEPPAVHLWENVPGSLSTEDNAFGYFLAGMAGENEAFEPGPQPEPGKSGPGWRWKKSAGKHVAKWPKSGCVIGRQRKLAWRLLDAQYFGVAQRRRRVFVVSSARNDFDPAEVLLEFDGVRRDSPPSRKSPEETTGTVTSRASAGGGLGDFELNGGLTVAGPLTACGTGVGGPDFSHAAAGHLISAFGGGNCSGALDVAACLTAKGQRNDFDVETFAVQSATGEVSHTLTAEGYDASEDGTGRGTPVVAFSSNGHGSFAEGISALRAKSGADHESSAVRVIHGTQDPNLLNNLAPTIGCNQGQENVILAFSSKDYGQDVVEGISPTLRAGGHAESHANAGAPPAVAYGFQTRIARNGRGDMADVCHALSAESGETGKGDAAPCVARCVEHAAFAENTRGELRLFNGDGQITGALSAGGGKPGQGYPSVVSQCEVRRLTPKECERLQGFPDGWTLIPEKKRNTLAADEIAYLRLTHPDMPEEEAHRLAADGPRYKAIGNSMPVPVMRWIGNRIANQIMVVTGETEPQPAALPAPPAAKKKRAPARRIADDKYPRSFLKWAGGKHSVLDEIRAMLPTGDRLIEPFVGSGTVFINAGFKRNLLGDVNPDLINLFNQLQGNPDAVIKTAYQLERGCLSNEAYLDIRDEFNGRGAHAVRHAALFLALMRTSFNGLCRYNQKGLFNVGWNKKGEANYFPVDQLAHFTAMQKEMTFMCAGFEDVIAQAGEGDVVFCDPPYEPLPDEAGFTAYSGTSFTFADQVRLVECLVAARERGAKVVITNSSAPAILHLYISNGFRIAPLATRRSVSCKSETRKTVNDIIAAL
- a CDS encoding PAAR domain-containing protein, which codes for MPAAGTLDSVCSGHGLFPSRQTAEADAGLSINGKAVLVDGKLFKDHTDGKSTHNGKAVSGRPWFTINGKGIVCVDDQVSCGSTVATGDAGFQVN
- a CDS encoding DUF4225 domain-containing protein, producing MDAALLGMMRSGGRNKAWAETMVNLEARKLIDTANRLSALHLNDGLTRMQFVQEIKSVVDKQFAAARQAKSDEECLECVKQLRSETENLEEQGRLLLTKAAQLYAKVEFVRENNKIVGYMISAVHVALSGFAVVGGALMIASMTPLGVLAGAVLVVDGLNGLSKELINNLSDVQTEGMFADGAMQAAKFMGFKPESGLALYNTVTLTASVYSVWGLARKPGAWRLFRWLPRDYFRKIDTMSRPKLTMKIIGWGVSAKVTFDLLSISNQSS